ACCCGCGCACCATGGCCGCCGACCTCGACCACAGCCCAGGGGAGGCAGCCTATTTGCGGCAGTTGGCCTTCCGGGATTTCTACGCCGCGGTGCTGCACCACTGGCCACGCAGTGCCTGGGAAAACTGGAACACCGAGTTCGACGCGATCCAGACCGATACCGACGCCGAGGCGCAACGGCGCTTCGAGCGCTGGAAGGCCGGGACAACGGGCTTTCCCCTTGTCGACGCGGGCATGCGTGAACTGCTCGCCACCGGATTCATGCACAACCGAGCGCGAATGATCGTGGCCTCCTTTCTGGTCAAGGACCTGCACCTGCCCTGGCAGTGGGGTGCCCGCTGGTTTCTGGATCAGTTGGTCGACGGCGATCTGGCCAACAATCAGCATGGCTGGCAATGGTGTGCGGGCACCGGAACCGATGCGTCGCCGTACTTTCGGGTGTTCAATCCGACGCTGCAGGGCCGAAAGTTCGATTCCGACGGGTCCTACGTGCGTCGCTGGGTTCCGGAGTTGGCCGATGTCACCGATGCCCACCTAGTGCGGTGCGGGCGCCCCCCGGGTTACCCGGAGCCGATCGTCGACCATGGTCACGAGCGCGCCGAGGCGCTGCGCCGGTATCAACGGATCAGTACGTAGCGCCGCCGGCACGCCCCAACAGATGCCGCAGTAGCGGTTCGAGTTCGCGGGAACGGAAACGATGTTCGGCCCGGCTCAGACGCGCCGGCAGTACTCGCTGGCTCGCGCAGGCCAGTTCGCGCGCGCCTTGGGCGCCGAGCAGCAGGCGTGGCCCCAGTTCCGGCACCGGAAGAATCGTGGGCCGGCGCAGCACGCGTCCCAGTGTCTCGGTGTACTCGCTGTTTCGTACCGGATGCGGAGCGACGGCGTTCACCGGTCCAGAAAGCCCGGTGTCCCACAGGGCTCGGTGATAGATGTCGATCAGGTCGTCGATCCCGATCCAGGGCAGCCATTGTCGGCCGCTGCCCAACCGACCGCCCAGGCCCGCGGCGAACAGCGGCCGCATCAACCGCAGCGTCCCGCCGCGCGGCGACTGCACTATGCCGGTGCGAACGCGCACGACGCGCTTCCCCGACTTCTCCGCCGGCGCCAGCGCATCCTCCCAGTCGGCGACGACGTCGGCCAGGTAACCGTCCCCGCGCTGACTGTCCTCGGTGAGGACATCGTCGCCGCGGTCATAGCCGTAATAGCCGACCGCCGAAGCACAGATCAGGGTGCTAGGCCCGGCAGCCGTGGCGGCAACGAGCTCGGCGAGTCTGCGCGTCGGACCGATTCTGCTGTCGCGGATCACCCGGCGATGCTGTGCGGTGAAGCGTCCCGCGATCGACGCACCGGCCAGATGAATCACCGCATCGATGCCGGCCAGCAGATCGCGATCCGGATCGTCGGGATTCCACTGCCGCTCGTCGGGGTTGCCGGCGGTGCGCCGCACCAGCCGGATCACCCGATGCCCCCCGGTGCTCAAGAAAGCCGTCAGCGCCGAACCCACCAGCCCGGATGCGCCGCTGACCGCCACCGTAAGAGGCTGTAGGCCATGGGCTTTGGCGCGCTGGTGCGCCGCGAGGTCATCGGCAAGCTGGCGATGCCGATAGACGAACATCGGCCGCAGCAACGCCCCGGGCACCGGCGTGTCGACCCGGTCGGTCATCAGCGTCCAGCCGCCGCCGAGATCGTCGAACTCGTGGATGTGTTGCCACTTCATCACCCACCTCGCCGGAAGTGACGCCAGGCCGCCGCTGCCGAGCTCGTCGGCGAATTGCCGGGGCGGGTCATAGCCGCTCGCCTGGTGTTCGGCCACCCAGCGCAGCCCACCCGGCAGAGCCAGTTCGGCGGTGCCGTCGCGCAGCGAGTCGGCTTCGCGTCGCAAGCGCATCGCCTGCCACGGCGGGCTCAGCCGCGTGAAGGCCCCCGGCCTGGCGTGCCAGGCGAAGACCTCGTCACGCGGTGCCTCGAGCTCGCTGGAGAAGACCAGACTCATGTCACGACGCTACCCGGATCGAGCAGTCCGCCGCCGCTACGAGCCGTACTGCTTGCGCAGCTGAGGTTTGACCACCTTGCCGCTGGCATTGCGGGGCAGTGCGTCGATCAGCACCAGTTCCTTCGGATGCTTGTAGCGGGCCAGGCGCTCGTTGAGGAAGGGTTCGAGGTCTTCCAGTGTCAGTGGTGCCTCGCCGGCGACTGTTGCCACTATGGCCACCGGAACCTCGCCCCACTTGTCGTGGGCACGCCCGATCACGGCGGCCTCCTGGATCAGTGGGTGCTCGAACAGTACGTTCTCCACCTCGGCGCAGTAGATGTTCTCGCCGCCGGAGATGATCATGTCCTTCTTGCGGTCGACGACGTAAACGAAGCCTTCGTCGTCGACGCGGACCAGATCCCCGGAGTGGAACCAGTCGCCGGCGAACGCCTCGGCGGTCGCCTCGGGCTTGTTCCAGTAGCCCTGCATCATGGTCGGCCCGCGGTAGACGATCTCGCCGATCTCACCGGGTGCCACGTCGTTCATGTTCTCGTCGACGACCCGCGCCGAGATGGTCGGGATCACCTTGCCCACCGAGCCGAGTTTGCGGATCGCGTCCTTGCCCTGGAGCACGCAGGTGATGGGTGACATCTCGGTCTGGCCGAACACCGCGACGTTGAGCGCGTCCGGGAATGTCTCCGCCATGGCCCGCAGTACGGTGTCGGATGCCGGAGCCGCCCCCCAGCTGATCACTTCGAGCGCCAGGTCGCGTTGCGGCACAGTCGGATCGGCACAGATGACCTGCCACTGAGCCGGTACGAGGAACACCGAGGTGGCGCGCTCGCTCTCCCAGGCGTCGAGGGTGTCGGTGGCGTTGAACGCACCGAGCGGGTGAATCACCGTCTTGGTGCCCAGCATCAGGTTGGGTGCGATGCTGCCCAGGCCGGCGATGTGGAACATCGGTGCGGCGCAGAAGTACACGCTGTCCGGGCTGATCTGCAGCGCCTGGATGCAGGTCAGCGACTGGGCCAGCAGGTTCGAGTGGGACAGGATGGCGCCCTTGGGACTTCCGGTGGTTCCCGAGGTGTACATGATCAGGGCCGGGGTGTCTTCGGGAACGTCAGCGCCGGGGTGCGGGTCGCCCGGCTCGGCGATCAGCGATTCGTAGTCGTCGCCGAGAACCACGGCCACGTCGAGTCCGGGGGTGTTCTTGCGGACGGCCTCCATCAGCGGTGCCAGCAGCTGATCGGTGATGACGCCCTTGGCGCCGCTGTCGGTGACGATGTAGCTGATCTCGGGGTCGGTGAGGCGGAAGTTGACCGGTACGGCGATGGCACCCAGGGCGTTGATCGCCAAGGTCGCCTCGATGTATTCGGTGTGGTTGAGCATCACGATCAGCACCCGGTCGCCGAAGGAGATGCCGCGCCGGAACAGTGCCCCGGCCAGGCGCTCGGAGCGATCGTGCAGTTGTTGCCAGGTGGTGTCGTTGCCGCGACAGCGGAAGGCAACGGCGTCGGGACGCATTTCGGCGTGGGTCGCCACCTGATTCATCCAGTGGTTGCGGCGAGAACGCAGCGGCTGAGCGATCATTCGCCGAACACCGCCTTGCGCTTCTGCAGCATCGCGGCGGCGCCCTCGAAGAAGTCGGGCGAGCCGAGCAACTCCACCTGACCGGCCTTCTCACGGGCCAGCGCGGCGTCGAGCGCTGCGAGGTTGGTGGCGTTGAGCGCACGCTTGGTCAATTCGATGGCGCGACGCGGTCCGTGGGCCAGTTTCTCGGCGGCCTCGTTGACCCGGGCGTCCAACTCCGCCTCGCCGAGCACCGCGTTGATCAGACCGGCATCGCGGGCGGCGGTCGCCGACAGACGCTCACCGAGCAGTGCCATCTCGTTGGCCACGGCCCGTCCGGCAGCGGCCGCGATCAGGGCGGTGGTGCCGCCGTCGGGCATCAGGCCGATGTTGGTGAACGACAGCAGGAAGTAGGCGCTCTCGGCGGCGTAGATCAGATCCGCGGCCAGCGCCAGACCTACGCCGACGCCGGCGGCCGGCCCGTTGATCCGCGCGATCACCGGCACCGGGGTCTGCGCGACCGAGTTGACCAGCCGCGAGGCGCAGTCCATCACCTCCTCGGGGCTGACGCCGCCGGCCGTGGCCGACAGGTCGGCGCCGGTGCAGAAGGCCTTGCCTTCGCCGGTGATGACGATGGCCCGCACACCGGGGTCGTCGGCCGCGCCGGCGATGACGTCACCGAGGCCCGCCATGGTGGCGTAGTCGATCGCGTTGAGCCGGGCGGGGTTGGTGATCGTCACCCGCAGCACCCGGCCGTCGCGGGTCGCGGTGAGTTTGGCGGAGCTGGCGTTCTCGGACACGGTCAGACCTGCCCTTCGATGAACCGGGATTGCAACACGTCACTTCCTCCGTGGATGAAAACGTAAATTGTGGTTAACGTATGGGCGGCGGGTCCAACAGTCAACACGGGGGAGAAAATGGCCATGGCTGCGGGATCGGTCACTGCGGTGCAGCGTCGCCCCAAGGACCGCAAGGCGCAGATCGTCCGTGCCGCGGCCCGTGCGTTCAGCGATCGCGGCTACCACGCGGTCGGGGTCGACGAGATCGCCGCGGAGGTCGGTGTCTCCGGACCTGCGCTGTATCGGCACTTCGCCAACAAGTACGCGCTGCTGGTCGCGACCGCCCAGCACACGGCGGGGGTGCTGGTGAGCGCCGCTCGCTCCGCCGACGATCCGAGCCGGCCTGCGCCGGAGCGGTTGCGCGCGATCACCGCGGCGCTGATCGAGACCACGATCGGGACGCGGCGCGAGGGCGCGTTCTATCGGTGGGAGCGGCGCTACCTGCAGCTGCCGGATCGCAAGGAAATCCGGGCCGGCTACGACGCGCTCAACGCCGCGATCGCCGAGCCGCTGGCGGTTATGCGCCCAGAACTTCCCGAGGCCGACACGGCGATCTTGGCCGCTGCCGCCCTGAGCGTGATCGGCAGCATCTCCGCGCACCGAACGCGGTTGCCTGCTGCCGCACTTGCGGACCTGCTCGGCGAGCTGTGCTGGGCGGTTCTCACCGTGGAGCTGCCGCCGGCGCCGTCGGGTCCTGCGCCGCGACGACCGGAGCGGGGTCTGCCCAGCACATCCAAGCGAGAACGGCTGCTCGCCGAGGCCATCCGCATGTTCGGCCAGCGCGGCTTCTACGAAGTCAGCATCGAGGAGATCGCCGCCGCGGCCGGACTGAACGGCTCCAGTGCCTACCGCTACTACCCGAGCAAGGCGGCCTTGCTGGCCGTCGCCTTCCATCGGGCCAACGGCCGCGTGCTGATGGCCATCACCGATTCCCTGGCCGAGTCGACCAGTCCAAGGCAGGCGGCCCTGCGCATCGCCGAGCGCTATACCGCACTGGCATTCGCCGCGCCCGAGCTGATCAACATCTATTTCGCCGAGTTCGCCAACTTGCCCGAACCCGACCGAATTGAACTGCGCGGTCTGCAGCGGCAGAACGTCGACGAATGGGCTCACCTGGTGAACCAGGCCGGCGCGGGCGATACCGAAGCGGTGTTCCGTGTCCACGCGGCGCTTGCTCTAGTCGTCGATATAGGACGCCTGGTTAACTTTGATGATCGAGACGAACAGCGGTCCCGGATTCACGCCTTGATGGCGGCTGTACTTTTCGGCACCGGCGGCCGGTGACTGCAGACCGCCAGGCTGGCTACGATCGAGCGATGACTGCCGCACCGACAGGACAGCGAAACGCCGCCACCGCCGCGCGAGGGCTCGCCGGGCTGCTGCTGGGCGCCGGGGCAGGACATTTCGTCGTCCCTCAACCGTTCGACGCGATCGTTCCGCCGGAGTTGCCGGGCAGCGCACGCATGTACACGTATCTGTCGGGAGTCGCCGAGCTGGTCATCGGTGCCCTGCTGTTGTCGCCGCGCACCCGCCGCATGGCCGGGCTGGCCGCGGCCGCTCTGTTCGTTGCGGTGTACCCGGCGAATATCCACTCGGTCCGGTTGTTCTGGGCCAAACCCTGGTTGCGGGCCGGGGCGATCGCGCGCCTGCCGTTGCAGATTCCGATGATCATCGCGGCGCTGCGGGTGTGGCGCGCCGGTTAGTCCGCCCGGCAGCGGTGGATTCAGGAGGAATGGGTGGCCTACATCAAGGCGACCGAGCGTGAGGGGCAGATTGTCGCGGCCGCAATGCGCGTACTGCGTGACGTTGGCGTAGCGGGCACGACGTTGCGTGGGGTTGCCGCTGAAGCCGGAATCCCACTGGGCACATTGCACTACGTCTTTCCGTCCAAGGACCTGCTGCTGCGTGCAGTGATCGCCGCGGTCATGGACGACGTTGTGGACGCGGTGCGCGCCGATCTGCAGCTCGACCGGGGGGTGGCCCATGCGCTGCGGCAGGGGGTGACGAACTTCTGGACCACGTTGGTGGAAAGCGACACCGGCCTGCAGATCATGCAATACGAGCTGGCCATGTACTCGGTGCGCAGCGAAGGCTCCGGCGGCCTGGCCCAGCTGCAATATGAGCGCTACACCGCGCTCGTCACCGAGTTCTGCTCCCAAGCCGCGCAGGCGGCGGGGGAGCGCTGCGCCGTCGATTTCGACAGTCTCGGACGGCTCGCGCTTGCCCTGGTGGACGGCCTGATCGTGCAGTACGTGACAAACCCGGACTCCGAGCGGGCACGACGCGACCTCGACCGCGCCGTGGACATGGTCGTGCGATTCGCCGATCCGCAGCCCGTCGGCAAACGCCCGCGCCGCACCGGCTGAGTCCATCGACTACTGCCCGCCGATCAGCATGAATCCTTGACTCGGTCGGTTGACCGACTTAGATTACGGGGCGTGAAGTCAGACGACGGAGCGATGGCCAGCACGGTGGCCGTCGTGGGTGCGGGGATGTCCGGACTGACAGCTGCCCGCGAGCTGCACCGCGCCGGCGTCGACGTGCTCGTTTTGGAGGCCGCGGACCGGCTCGGCGGACGGGCCATGACCGAGACGAGCGCGTTGGGGTCACGGGTGGACCTCGGCGGTCAGTGGATCGGCCACGACCACCACCGGCTCAAGGCGCTGGCTTCTGAACTGGGCGCCACGCAGTTTCGAATGCACTCTCGGCCGTTGCCCATCGTGGTCGACGGATCGCGGAGAGTGCGGGCAGCGGCGCCCTCGATGTTGGCGACCCTTCTCGTGCTCGTCGGCGTCGAAGCCCTGTCTCGCATCGCCAAGACGCAACGGTGGAATGCCACCACGGTGCAGGCCTGGCTGCGCCGAGTCCCGGGGCGCGCTCGGCGGCTGCTCGAAGTGCTTGCGTACATCTCGTGGACCGCTGACCTTAATCGCTGCTCCATTCACGCGATGGCGCAGAGCATCCGCCAGCAGGGCGGGCTGCGAACCATGTTGGCGACGGCCGGGGGCGCCCAGGAGTCCTTGGTCGCCGAAGGGATCGGCTCGCTGATCGAGGGCCTGGCCGCCGAACTCGGTCCGCGAGTGCTTCCGGGGCGCCGGGTCACCTCGATCGTGCAGAGCGGCGATGGCGTCACCATCGGAACGACCGCGGGTGACGTCCGTGCCGCGAAAGTCATTGTGACGGTGCCGCCGCCACTCACCGGACGAATCACCTACGAGCCGCCGCTCCCGCCCGGCCGTGCCGCCTTGGCGTCCGATACCTATATGGGTTCGGTGTACAAGGGCGTGGCGGTCTATTCACGCCCGTTCTGGAGGGATCGAGCGGGCGGCGAGTTCCTGGTCCTGGATAAACCCGGACGCGCAGTGTTCGACACCGGCGCGCCGGGCGGCCCCGGCCATCTGTGCGTGCTGGTGGGGGGACCGGAGGCGCGCGAGCTCGACCGACTGGAGGCCGCCGAGCGGCGCAACGCGGTGCTCGGTGCGCTGGCCCGCTACGTCGGTCCCGACGTTCTCGAACCGGCGAGCTGGCACGAAAAATCTTGGCACCTCGATGAATACGTCGGCGGCGGCTACGTCGCACTGGCGCTGCCCGGGACTACCGACGGTATCCCGCCGATCGAGTGCACCCCGACCGGCGACATTCATTGGGCGGGTACCGAGACGGCGCGCGAGCACGCGGGTTACATCGAGGGCGCCATCGAATCGGGCACCCGGGCGGCCCGTGAGGTGCTCGAGGCGCTGTCGGTCTCCTGGTGAAGCACGGCGCGGTCAGGCCTGGCGTTGTCCGTAGCGGCGGCGGAACTTCTCGACCTGCCCGGCGGAGTCGACGATTCGGCTGTTTCCGGTCCAGAACGGATGTGACGCCGCGCTGATCTCCACGATCACCAGCGGGTAGCTGCGAGGGCCCGCCGGGGTGGGCCACTCGATGGTGCGGTCGCTGGTCACGGTGGAACGGGTCAGGAACGTCTGGCCGGTGGTGGCGTCCTGGAAGACGACGGGGTGGTAGTCGGGGTGGATGCCGGGTTTCATCGCTGGTCTCCGTCTTGAGTGCGGTACGGGGAAATATCTGCTGTGGCCGTTGGGGTCTCGTCGCACGGTTCCTGGTGGTGGTCGCCGAACGGGTCGGGGTAGCCGGCCCACTGATGCGTGCTGCGCAACTCGTCGTCGGTGAGCAGAGCCTCCGACAGGGTTTCGCGGATCTGCTCGGGTCGGGCGCCGCAGACCAGAACCACCAGCGAGGTGTGCCGGTCGCCGTAGCGGTGGTCCCAGATCAGATCCGCGAACGCATGCCGCTCCGGGGACACGCGGGCGGCCTCCTCCGCTGTCATCGCGGCCAGCCACTTGCCCACCGCGCAGGTATGCAACCCGCCACCCGCGGACTCCAGCCAGATCGCTCGCTCGCCCCGGTTGGCCAACCACAGCCGCCCGCGTGCCCGGATCACCCCGTCGAGTAGCGCATCGAGGGCCGCGTGCAGGCGTTGCGGATGAAACGGTCGGCGGGCGTGGAATTCGATCAGCTCAACCGCGCCGTCGGGCCGCAGCGGCGGTTGACCGGCCAGCAGCGGGGCGTGTGGATCATCGGCTCGACCGCGGCGGGCGCCGTCGTCGAGGTGGGTCAGTGCCTGTTCAAGGCGATCGGTTCCGGCGGTGATGCGTGCCAGCGGAGCCAACCGGCGCAGTACCGCCAGAGCCGTCGGGTCTGGGGCGTAAACCACCAGGGCGTCGGCGGATTCGGCCTGGCCGACCACCACCTGGGCGATGGTGCGGCCGTCGTCGAGTTCGTCGTCGCCGAGCGCTTGCGGCAGCCACGCGGTGGCATCCAGGCAGGTGACGACCGCGGCGACCGCCACATCTCGACCGGCCGGTCCATCGATGTATCCCGGTCCCACGCGGACCCGCACGTTGCGGATCGCCCAGCAGATGGGCTGCGGCTCCAGCCAATTGGGCAGCTGAACGACGATGCGTTCAACGCCGGCCCGCCGGTGCAGTCGGCGCAACAGGACCAGCAGGTCGTTGCGCAGGGTGCAGGACACACAACCGTGCGCCAGCTCCAGGGCCAACGTCGTGGCAACCGCTGTCGTGCTGGTGGTTTCTCGCACCACCACGTGACCGTCCAGGCCGTAGGCGACGGTCACCGTGCCCGCCTTGGCCTGCAAGGCTTTGGTCGCTGCGTCGGTGCCGTACTGCCCGGCCACCAGGATCACCGGAGTCCGCATCATCCTCCTATTGAAAATCATTGTCATTAAGGCCGTTCCTACGGTAGCCTCCAGCGCGTCGCTTGTCGACAATCATTGTCAATAAGGGTTGAAGGAGAGCTCCGTTGTCTGCACGCTGCCAAGTCACCGGCCGGGTGCCCGGATTCGGGAATGCGGTGTCGCACTCGCATCGCCGCACCCGGCGCCGCTGGTCGCCGAACATCCAGGTCAGGACCTACTACCTGGCGTCGCAAGACCGCCGGATCCGGCTACGGGTCAGCGCGAAGGGCATCAAGGTCATCGACCGGGACGGCATCGAGACCGTGGTGGCCCGGTTGCGACGCGAAGGTGAGCGGATCTGATGGCGCGCACCGACATTCGTCCCATCGTCAAGCTGCGCTCCACCGCGGGCACGGGCTACACCTACGTCACCCGCAAGAACCGGCGCAACGACCCCGACCGCCTGGTGCTGCGCAAGTACGACCCCGTGGTCCGTCGCCATGTCGACTTTCGGGAGGAGCGCTGAGTCATGGCCAAAAAATCCAAGATCGTGAAGAACGAGCAGCGCCGCGTGCTGGTGGCCCGCTACGCCGAGCGGCGCGCTGAGCTCAAGGAAATCATTCGGTCGACGTCGAGCAGCCCGCAGCAGCGACTGGCCGCCCAGAGCGCGCTGGCGCGCCAGCCGCGCGATGCCAGCCCGGTCCGGTTGCGCAACCGCGACAGCGCCGACGGGCGCCCCCGCGGCTACCTTCGCAAATTCGGACTCTCGCGCGTGCGTATGCGCCAGCTCGCGCACGAAGGCCACCTGCCCGGCGTCCGGAAGGCGAGCTGGTAGATGGCGATCAAACCCAAAGATTCGCGGCGTGTTTCGCGGAGCGCGCCCAGGTCTGTCAAGCCGAACCTGCTCGCCAAACTGGGCCTGCCGGTGGTCGACTACAAAGACACCGCGACCCTGCGCATCTTCATCTCTCCGCGCGGCAAGATCCGTTCACGTGCCGTCACCGGCCTCACCGTTCGTCAACAACGCCAGGTCGCGTGCGCCATCAAGAACGCCCGCGAAATGGCACTCCTGCCGTATCCGGGTGTCATCGCCGAGTAATCGGTTGACGGCTCCCTAGCTCAGCCGATGTGGAACACGACCTCCAGAGCCAGGAATCCGAAGACGAGCAGTCCGAGGATTCCGGCGAGTACCGGAAGGAGAAGTACTGGGTCTTTCATGGATGGAGACGTTATACAGCCGTTGGTTGTAAAAAAAGGGAAAAGTGTTGCCGATCACGCGATCTCGGGACTTTGGTCTGTGATCGCCGTCACTGCGATTGGCTGCGGTCCTCAGGTGTAGGCGACGTGAACCCGGTGGATGTTCCCCTCGAACGGGAACGGTGCGCGCTCCCGGTAGTCCAGGGACACCGGCGAGCCCAGGCAGGTGCCGATGTCGAGGCAGTCGTTGGCGGTGAACAACAACGGTGCGCTGACGGGCACTTGGCCCTCGGCAACGGTGTCGCCGTTGACGGCGACGGTGATATCGAGCGGTCCGGCCGGGCGAGGCTCCGAATACTGCGTGGTCACGGCAATGGTGGCGCGGCTGGGCGGCACCTTGCTCGCCGTGCGGATCTTGGTGCGCGACAAGATGAACAGGTTGTACTCGTAGCAGAGATAGCCGTCATCGAAATAGCACGTCAGGCCGCCGGCGCCGGCTCCGAGGGCATAGAGCACCCCGTTCGCGTCGGCCGGGATGTCGGCATCGATGGTGACCACGTTGTTCTTGTTGCCAAGCGCCGGCGCGCAGAATTCGGGCATCCGCACGGTATCGCCGGTGAAGTCCCACTCGGTGTAGGGCGGGGCGATGCGCAGCTCGGGGTGATAGACGGGCACCCACAGGCCACCGCCGATGGGCAGCACCGCATTGCGGGCTGCCTCCACCATGAACATCTCGCGCAGCTGGGCGAGCTTCTCGGGCAGCTGATCGGCCAGGTCGTGGGCTTGTGACCAGTCCTCGTCGAGGTTGTAGAGCTCCCACGCATCGGCATCGGGGGTCCAGGTGGCGATGCCGCCCGGTTGGCCGGGCACCCACGGCAGCCGGGGCCCGCGAGCCGACGCCATCCACCCGTCGTGGTAGATCGCCCGACTGCCCATGATCTCGAAGTACTGGGTCTTCTTGCCGCCCGGCGCTTCCCGGTCGGCCAGCGTGCGCGCGAAGCTTGCTCCGGCCAAGGCCATCTGTGGTTGTCCGTGCACCGTCTGCGGTGCTGCGATCCCGACGACTTCGTAGATGGTCGGCACCACGTCGTTGCAGTGCAAGAAGACCTCCCGCGGCACCGGGTCGGCAGCGATCTTCGCTGGCCAGCGCACCACCATCGGGTTGCGGGTGCCGCCCAGATGCGATGCCAGCAGTTTCATGCCCTTGTACGGGGTGGATCCGGCCCAGGCCCAGCCCGCGTGGTACTGGTTGTCGACCAGGGGAGATCCCAGCACGTCCAGGCCGCCGAGTGCGTCGAGGGCATCGATGTGCTGACGCACGGTGGTGGGGATCCCGTTCTGGGCCAGCAGTTCCGAGATGGTGCCGTTCTGGCCTTCGCCGGAGGAGCCGTTGTCGCCCCAGATGTACAAGAACAGTGTGTTGTCGGCGTAGCCGAGGGTTTCCAGCTCGTCGGCGATGCGGCCGACCTGAACGTCGACGTGCTCGGCGTAACCGGCGGCGACCTCCATCAGCCGGCGTTGGAACGGCTTTTCATCCTCGGGGATGTCGTCCCAGGCGGTCAGGGTCTCGTCGCGTTCGGTGAGCGAACAGTCCTGGGGAATCCAGCCTTTGGTCTTGGCTCGTTCGAACACCCGCTGGCGGTAGGCGTCCCAGCCGTCGTCGAACTTCCCGGCGTACTTGTCGGCCCACTCCTTCATGACGTGATGCGGGCCGTGCAGGCATCCGCTGGCCCAGTACATGAAGAACGGTTTGCCGGCGTTGAAGGCCTTGTGTCGGCGCAGCCAGGAGATGGCGTCATCGGCCAGGTCCTCGGACAGGTGATAGCCCTCTTCGGGTGTCCTCGGTGGGGCCACCACGGTGGTGTTGCGGACCAGGTTGGGCTCATACTGCGATGCCTCCCCGGCCAAGAATCCATAGAAGTATTCGAAACCCAAACCGGTGGGCCAGTTTTCGAAGGGGCCAGCGGCGGTGGTCTCTTCCGCGGGAGTGTTGTGCCACTTGCCGAAGGCCGACGTGGCGTAACCGTACTGCTTGAGTACTTCGGCCACGGTGGCGCTCGACGCGGGGATCTTGCCGGCGTAGCCGTCCCAGTCGTTGGCCAACTCGGCGATCTGTCCGTTGCCGATCTCGTGGTGATTGCGGCCGGTGAGCAACGACGCCCGGGTGGGTGAGCACATGGCTGTGGTGTGAAACCGGTTGTAGGACACGCCTTGGCCGCAGATCCGGTCGAGGGTGGCGGTGTTCACCTCGCCGCCGAACGTTGACGGCAGCCCGGGGCCGGCATCGTCGATAAGCACGATCACCACATTGGGCGCATCGGCGTGCAGCCGTTGCGGGACCGCCCGCGGACTGTAGGTCGACTCCTGCAGGGTCCGGCCCGCGACACTGCCCGAGCCGACCGGCGGGAACGGCAACACCGCGCCGTTGGGCAACACCGGAGCCACTACTTGATCGCCCAACGCCAGTCTCCTTATCTCGGGTGCACCGTCCACGGCCTCGAAGACATCGTCGTATGCCGCAGGCCGTTCAGCTACTCGAACCGCCTCGTGGCGGGTCGGGCGCCAGGCTGCCATCCGGGGCGATGTGGGCGAAGATCTGCTGGAGCAGGGTCAAGATGTGCGGGTCATCCACGGTGTAGATGTGGTGGCGCCCGTCA
The window above is part of the Mycolicibacter sp. MU0102 genome. Proteins encoded here:
- the rpmB gene encoding 50S ribosomal protein L28, with the translated sequence MSARCQVTGRVPGFGNAVSHSHRRTRRRWSPNIQVRTYYLASQDRRIRLRVSAKGIKVIDRDGIETVVARLRREGERI
- the rpsN gene encoding 30S ribosomal protein S14 gives rise to the protein MAKKSKIVKNEQRRVLVARYAERRAELKEIIRSTSSSPQQRLAAQSALARQPRDASPVRLRNRDSADGRPRGYLRKFGLSRVRMRQLAHEGHLPGVRKASW
- the mrf gene encoding ribosome hibernation factor-recruiting GTPase MRF; amino-acid sequence: MRTPVILVAGQYGTDAATKALQAKAGTVTVAYGLDGHVVVRETTSTTAVATTLALELAHGCVSCTLRNDLLVLLRRLHRRAGVERIVVQLPNWLEPQPICWAIRNVRVRVGPGYIDGPAGRDVAVAAVVTCLDATAWLPQALGDDELDDGRTIAQVVVGQAESADALVVYAPDPTALAVLRRLAPLARITAGTDRLEQALTHLDDGARRGRADDPHAPLLAGQPPLRPDGAVELIEFHARRPFHPQRLHAALDALLDGVIRARGRLWLANRGERAIWLESAGGGLHTCAVGKWLAAMTAEEAARVSPERHAFADLIWDHRYGDRHTSLVVLVCGARPEQIRETLSEALLTDDELRSTHQWAGYPDPFGDHHQEPCDETPTATADISPYRTQDGDQR
- a CDS encoding flavin monoamine oxidase family protein — its product is MTRSVDRLRLRGVKSDDGAMASTVAVVGAGMSGLTAARELHRAGVDVLVLEAADRLGGRAMTETSALGSRVDLGGQWIGHDHHRLKALASELGATQFRMHSRPLPIVVDGSRRVRAAAPSMLATLLVLVGVEALSRIAKTQRWNATTVQAWLRRVPGRARRLLEVLAYISWTADLNRCSIHAMAQSIRQQGGLRTMLATAGGAQESLVAEGIGSLIEGLAAELGPRVLPGRRVTSIVQSGDGVTIGTTAGDVRAAKVIVTVPPPLTGRITYEPPLPPGRAALASDTYMGSVYKGVAVYSRPFWRDRAGGEFLVLDKPGRAVFDTGAPGGPGHLCVLVGGPEARELDRLEAAERRNAVLGALARYVGPDVLEPASWHEKSWHLDEYVGGGYVALALPGTTDGIPPIECTPTGDIHWAGTETAREHAGYIEGAIESGTRAAREVLEALSVSW
- a CDS encoding type B 50S ribosomal protein L31, whose amino-acid sequence is MKPGIHPDYHPVVFQDATTGQTFLTRSTVTSDRTIEWPTPAGPRSYPLVIVEISAASHPFWTGNSRIVDSAGQVEKFRRRYGQRQA
- the rpsR gene encoding 30S ribosomal protein S18 — translated: MAIKPKDSRRVSRSAPRSVKPNLLAKLGLPVVDYKDTATLRIFISPRGKIRSRAVTGLTVRQQRQVACAIKNAREMALLPYPGVIAE
- a CDS encoding arylsulfatase; this encodes MGDQVVAPVLPNGAVLPFPPVGSGSVAGRTLQESTYSPRAVPQRLHADAPNVVIVLIDDAGPGLPSTFGGEVNTATLDRICGQGVSYNRFHTTAMCSPTRASLLTGRNHHEIGNGQIAELANDWDGYAGKIPASSATVAEVLKQYGYATSAFGKWHNTPAEETTAAGPFENWPTGLGFEYFYGFLAGEASQYEPNLVRNTTVVAPPRTPEEGYHLSEDLADDAISWLRRHKAFNAGKPFFMYWASGCLHGPHHVMKEWADKYAGKFDDGWDAYRQRVFERAKTKGWIPQDCSLTERDETLTAWDDIPEDEKPFQRRLMEVAAGYAEHVDVQVGRIADELETLGYADNTLFLYIWGDNGSSGEGQNGTISELLAQNGIPTTVRQHIDALDALGGLDVLGSPLVDNQYHAGWAWAGSTPYKGMKLLASHLGGTRNPMVVRWPAKIAADPVPREVFLHCNDVVPTIYEVVGIAAPQTVHGQPQMALAGASFARTLADREAPGGKKTQYFEIMGSRAIYHDGWMASARGPRLPWVPGQPGGIATWTPDADAWELYNLDEDWSQAHDLADQLPEKLAQLREMFMVEAARNAVLPIGGGLWVPVYHPELRIAPPYTEWDFTGDTVRMPEFCAPALGNKNNVVTIDADIPADANGVLYALGAGAGGLTCYFDDGYLCYEYNLFILSRTKIRTASKVPPSRATIAVTTQYSEPRPAGPLDITVAVNGDTVAEGQVPVSAPLLFTANDCLDIGTCLGSPVSLDYRERAPFPFEGNIHRVHVAYT
- the rpmG gene encoding 50S ribosomal protein L33 yields the protein MARTDIRPIVKLRSTAGTGYTYVTRKNRRNDPDRLVLRKYDPVVRRHVDFREER